Proteins encoded together in one Bacteroidales bacterium window:
- a CDS encoding 1-deoxy-D-xylulose-5-phosphate synthase has translation MNLLQGINNPDDLKKLPIDKLSAVCDELRQFIIEQVSTNPGHFGASLGTVELSVALHYVYNTPYDRIVWDVGHQAYGHKILTGRRDLFCTNRKKDGISGFPRRDESEYDAFGAGHASTSISAALGMAVAARHLGEHDRNIVAIIGDGALTGGMAIEGLNNAGAQNTNLLVILNDNDISIDPSVGAFKEYLIDIATSKTYNRLKEEVWHLLGKFDKLAPKTRDIIQKVDAGVKSILLKQSNFFEAMNFRYFGPVDGHNVEHLVAIMEDLKTISGPKLLHIKTVKGKGFPNAEKNQTIWHAPGLFDKVTGERISTKKDYPTPPRYQDVFGETLLELAKENNKIVGITPAMPTGCSLCIMMEAMPDRSFDVGIAEQHAVTFSAGLAAEGLIPFCNIYSTFMQRAYDQVIHDIALQNLQVVLCLDRGGLVGEDGATHHGAFDLAYFRSIPNLTIAAPMNEFELRNLMYTAQLPNGKPFVIRYPRGNGVNINWENKLEELPIGKGNILVKGEKIAILSIGHPGNFVSEAIKQVNEENIFPSHYNMLFLKPIDQELLHHAFQNHKTIITVEDGTIIGGLGSAVLEFMADNNYNAKVIRLGIPDRFIQHGTPQELHQECGFDTNGIIKTIKANFADS, from the coding sequence ATGAACCTACTTCAAGGAATTAATAATCCGGATGACTTAAAAAAACTACCGATTGACAAATTATCAGCGGTTTGCGACGAGCTTCGACAATTTATTATTGAACAAGTATCGACAAACCCTGGTCACTTCGGCGCAAGTTTAGGAACCGTTGAGCTGAGCGTTGCCTTGCACTACGTTTATAATACTCCCTACGACAGAATAGTTTGGGACGTTGGACATCAAGCTTATGGACACAAAATACTAACTGGTCGTAGAGACCTTTTTTGCACGAATCGTAAGAAGGACGGTATTTCCGGTTTTCCCAGACGCGATGAGAGCGAATATGATGCTTTTGGTGCAGGACACGCTTCAACAAGCATTTCAGCCGCATTAGGAATGGCAGTCGCAGCACGACATCTAGGCGAACATGATCGTAACATAGTGGCGATTATAGGAGATGGAGCACTAACAGGAGGAATGGCTATTGAGGGATTAAACAATGCTGGGGCTCAAAACACAAATCTGTTAGTTATACTAAATGACAACGACATATCTATTGACCCAAGTGTTGGAGCATTTAAAGAGTACTTAATAGATATAGCAACATCAAAGACATACAATAGATTAAAAGAAGAGGTTTGGCATCTACTCGGCAAGTTCGATAAATTAGCCCCTAAAACTCGCGATATAATTCAAAAAGTTGATGCCGGAGTTAAGTCTATACTATTGAAACAGTCTAACTTTTTCGAAGCAATGAATTTCAGATATTTCGGACCTGTTGATGGACACAATGTAGAACACCTTGTAGCTATTATGGAAGATTTGAAAACCATAAGCGGTCCTAAACTTCTTCATATTAAAACAGTTAAAGGAAAAGGTTTCCCGAATGCTGAAAAGAATCAAACCATATGGCACGCCCCCGGACTGTTTGATAAGGTAACAGGAGAAAGAATCAGCACAAAAAAAGATTACCCCACTCCTCCCCGATACCAAGATGTTTTTGGTGAAACACTGCTAGAGCTCGCCAAAGAGAACAATAAAATCGTTGGAATAACGCCAGCAATGCCTACCGGCTGTTCTTTATGTATTATGATGGAAGCAATGCCCGACAGATCGTTCGACGTAGGAATAGCTGAACAGCATGCAGTAACTTTCTCTGCAGGTCTTGCAGCCGAAGGATTAATTCCGTTCTGTAACATCTACTCAACATTTATGCAACGTGCATACGACCAAGTTATTCACGATATTGCATTGCAAAACCTTCAAGTTGTTTTGTGTCTCGACCGTGGTGGTTTAGTCGGCGAAGATGGTGCAACACATCACGGAGCCTTCGATTTAGCGTATTTTAGAAGTATTCCAAATCTTACTATTGCAGCTCCAATGAACGAGTTTGAACTACGTAATCTTATGTACACAGCACAACTACCCAATGGTAAACCTTTTGTAATAAGATATCCACGTGGTAACGGTGTTAATATCAATTGGGAAAACAAACTTGAAGAACTTCCAATAGGTAAAGGAAATATATTGGTCAAAGGAGAAAAAATTGCAATTTTAAGTATCGGACATCCTGGTAATTTTGTATCAGAAGCTATAAAACAGGTAAACGAAGAAAATATTTTCCCATCACACTACAATATGCTATTTTTAAAACCTATTGACCAGGAGTTGTTGCATCATGCATTCCAAAATCACAAAACAATAATAACTGTTGAAGACGGAACAATAATAGGAGGATTAGGCTCTGCAGTATTAGAGTTTATGGCTGATAATAACTACAATGCAAAAGTAATTCGTCTTGGAATACCAGATAGGTTTATTCAACATGGTACACCTCAAGAACTTCATCAAGAATGTGGATTTGACACAAACGGAATTATTAAAACCATTAAAGCAAACTTTGCTGATTCATAA
- a CDS encoding DMT family transporter, translating into MNKKNLLAYAAVTTAMILWALSFVWYKEAFENKFSPISVIFLRLTIATILFIIISIVFKRQKVARKHYKLFFILAFFEPFLYFMAEAHGLKHVSATVASVIIALIPLITPFAAYLFLKQKLKPSHLIGLIVSFVGVGMVVFAGSGDVSASPLGISLMFVAVISALGYSITLVKLLENYNTMTIMVYQNIIAWFLFLPFFLLSDVNTVRNIPFTFESYYPILKLGIFASVVAFALFVYSLNRIGITIANMFTYLIPALTALFAFVILDENIYLQSIIGIFIVICGLVIPHIYTSIRKNRNN; encoded by the coding sequence ATGAACAAAAAAAACTTGCTAGCCTATGCTGCAGTCACCACAGCAATGATTCTTTGGGCACTGTCGTTCGTTTGGTACAAAGAGGCTTTCGAAAACAAGTTTTCACCCATTTCAGTTATTTTTTTGCGATTGACCATAGCAACAATTTTGTTCATTATAATCTCAATAGTATTTAAAAGACAAAAGGTAGCTCGCAAACACTACAAACTTTTTTTTATACTGGCATTTTTCGAACCATTTCTCTATTTTATGGCTGAAGCACATGGACTCAAACATGTATCGGCAACAGTTGCTTCGGTAATAATTGCACTTATACCACTTATAACACCATTTGCAGCTTATCTGTTTCTAAAGCAAAAACTAAAGCCTTCACATTTAATAGGGTTAATTGTCTCTTTTGTTGGCGTAGGAATGGTTGTGTTTGCAGGCTCTGGTGATGTTTCTGCCAGCCCTTTAGGCATATCTCTAATGTTCGTAGCTGTTATATCAGCACTAGGCTATTCAATCACATTAGTAAAGCTGCTAGAAAACTACAATACCATGACTATTATGGTATACCAAAATATTATTGCATGGTTTTTATTTTTGCCATTCTTTTTGTTGTCTGATGTTAACACCGTTAGAAACATACCATTTACTTTTGAATCATATTATCCAATTTTGAAATTAGGGATATTTGCATCAGTCGTAGCATTTGCATTGTTTGTGTACAGTTTAAATCGTATAGGAATTACAATTGCAAATATGTTTACCTATTTAATTCCTGCGTTAACCGCACTGTTTGCCTTTGTTATTTTAGATGAAAATATATATTTGCAAAGCATTATCGGAATTTTTATTGTTATTTGTGGATTAGTTATACCCCACATTTACACATCAATACGAAAAAACAGAAATAATTAA
- the porQ gene encoding type IX secretion system protein PorQ translates to MKTKIYLSLILLLSAITLSAQSRYIGIYKFYDLPQSARIAGLGGNSIAIPDYDINFATVNPSALKDTMSNLFSINTALYLAKIKYGSLTWGYSLKDMGNLGISIQYLNYGSFDRMDDFGYNLGTYRGNDYYFNLIWSKELFKHIHIGAAFKPMASKIDIYKSYGVAFDLGAHFYNPDYNTMVSLVFKNIGKQIRPFYDNHIEDLPYDIQFGISTKLKHAPFRFSFVFHSLDQPSLIYSNNNVSEPNNTNLKPEEIEKDYVHDRLENILRHTIFGFELIPTKSFYLQLGCNFQQRSELKTINKKGLAGISLGIGIRAKKINISYARQQFHLSQASNHISLQTNLYNFFK, encoded by the coding sequence ATGAAAACAAAAATATACTTGTCGTTAATTTTATTGTTGTCCGCAATCACTTTATCGGCTCAAAGTAGATATATCGGGATATACAAGTTTTATGATTTGCCTCAATCGGCGCGTATAGCTGGATTAGGCGGAAATTCCATTGCAATACCAGACTATGATATAAATTTTGCAACAGTAAACCCATCTGCCCTAAAAGATACAATGAGCAATCTTTTTTCAATTAATACTGCACTATATCTCGCTAAAATAAAATATGGCAGTCTTACATGGGGTTATTCACTCAAAGATATGGGTAACTTGGGCATAAGCATTCAGTATTTAAACTACGGTTCCTTCGACCGTATGGACGATTTTGGATACAATTTGGGCACGTACAGAGGTAATGACTACTATTTCAATTTAATATGGTCAAAAGAGTTGTTCAAACATATACATATTGGAGCTGCGTTTAAACCAATGGCCTCGAAAATAGATATTTACAAATCATACGGTGTTGCTTTTGATTTAGGAGCACATTTTTATAATCCCGACTACAATACAATGGTTTCCTTAGTTTTCAAAAATATAGGAAAACAAATAAGACCATTTTACGATAATCACATAGAGGACTTGCCATATGATATACAATTTGGAATTAGCACAAAGCTTAAGCACGCCCCATTTAGGTTCTCATTTGTTTTTCATAGTTTAGACCAACCCAGCCTAATTTACAGCAACAATAATGTCAGCGAACCGAACAATACAAACCTCAAACCCGAAGAAATAGAGAAGGACTATGTTCACGACAGGTTAGAAAATATTCTTAGACACACAATTTTTGGGTTCGAGCTTATACCAACCAAATCGTTTTATTTGCAATTAGGATGTAATTTTCAACAACGTAGTGAACTTAAAACAATAAACAAAAAAGGGTTAGCCGGGATTTCACTTGGAATAGGCATTAGAGCAAAAAAAATTAACATCAGCTATGCTCGTCAACAGTTCCACCTTTCTCAAGCTTCTAACCACATATCACTACAAACTAATTTATATAACTTTTTCAAATAA
- a CDS encoding acyl carrier protein has protein sequence MSDIGSRVKSIIVDKLGVDESEVTPTASFTNDLGADSLDTVELIMEFEKEFNIAIPDDQAEKIGTVGDAISYIEKNAK, from the coding sequence ATGTCAGACATTGGATCAAGAGTAAAAAGTATCATCGTTGACAAATTAGGTGTTGACGAAAGCGAGGTAACACCAACAGCTAGCTTCACAAACGATTTGGGAGCAGATTCACTTGATACTGTAGAATTAATTATGGAATTTGAAAAGGAATTCAACATTGCAATTCCAGACGATCAAGCAGAAAAAATTGGAACAGTTGGCGATGCTATTTCATACATCGAGAAAAACGCCAAGTAA
- a CDS encoding beta-ketoacyl-[acyl-carrier-protein] synthase II — MKTRRVVVTGIGAIAPLGNTAEETWKNMVNGVSGSAPITRFDASKFKTQFACEVKDFDPSNYFDRKEARKYDLYTMFAFISAAEA; from the coding sequence ATGAAAACCAGACGCGTAGTAGTAACAGGAATTGGAGCAATTGCGCCATTAGGCAACACTGCCGAAGAAACTTGGAAAAATATGGTCAATGGGGTAAGCGGTAGCGCACCAATTACTCGTTTTGATGCTTCAAAATTCAAAACCCAGTTTGCTTGCGAGGTTAAAGATTTTGATCCTAGCAACTATTTCGATAGAAAAGAGGCTAGAAAATATGATCTATACACCATGTTTGCATTTATATCTGCTGCCGAAGCGG